Proteins from a single region of Candidatus Binatia bacterium:
- a CDS encoding tetratricopeptide repeat protein, with amino-acid sequence MRWIAGAVVALFLLAMATVQVASDSLTASAAAPGTFPTRIPSSFGRLVYGWLDRLAPAPYVETTLAQDALARGDAASAERYALRLPASPIRDELLARVAQLRGEKLLALEYFLAAPDADAVNAAADTALASRDPAGAYRLEQLLENRLAMLRTHPDAVAEAYWRMGRYANQIAFVQISGSPAQNAWLRRGRNALDAAVALSPLSERYAIEAANQADLLGDRARASQLFTQALAIDPASADALAGLGVIAFQNGDRAAAARYLTRARALDAQSLMVRALERDLR; translated from the coding sequence GTGCGCTGGATCGCCGGCGCCGTCGTCGCTCTCTTTCTTCTTGCCATGGCGACGGTGCAGGTCGCGTCGGATTCGCTGACCGCGAGTGCCGCCGCTCCCGGCACGTTTCCGACACGCATTCCGTCCAGTTTCGGGCGGCTCGTCTACGGGTGGCTCGACCGCCTAGCGCCCGCGCCGTACGTCGAAACGACGCTCGCGCAGGACGCGTTGGCACGCGGCGACGCCGCGTCGGCTGAGCGCTACGCTTTGCGCTTGCCGGCGTCGCCCATTCGCGACGAGCTTTTGGCGCGCGTCGCGCAGTTGCGCGGCGAGAAGTTGCTGGCGCTCGAGTATTTTCTCGCGGCGCCCGACGCCGATGCGGTGAACGCGGCAGCAGATACAGCCCTGGCGTCGCGCGATCCGGCCGGGGCGTATCGCCTCGAGCAGTTGCTCGAGAACCGGCTCGCGATGCTGCGCACGCATCCCGATGCGGTCGCCGAGGCGTACTGGCGGATGGGCCGGTACGCGAATCAAATCGCATTCGTGCAGATCTCCGGCAGCCCGGCGCAAAACGCGTGGCTGCGGCGCGGCCGCAACGCCCTGGACGCGGCGGTCGCGCTGTCGCCGCTCTCGGAGCGTTACGCGATCGAGGCGGCGAATCAGGCCGATCTCCTAGGCGATCGCGCACGCGCGTCGCAGCTCTTCACGCAAGCGCTCGCGATCGATCCGGCAAGCGCCGACGCGCTGGCGGGCCTGGGCGTGATCGCATTTCAGAACGGTGATCGAGCGGCCGCCGCGCGTTACCTGACGCGCGCCCGCGCGCTGGATGCGCAGTCGCTCATGGTGCGCGCGCTGG
- a CDS encoding DUF3084 domain-containing protein, which yields MNFVQVVRGIGNVAIIMVLSGIVAYVGDRVGHQVGRKRLSLFGIRPRYTSTIVAIATGMIIALVVTLVAIFASEQVKTAFFKLNSLNAQISELQTRQRDLEAKVNSGRLVFPVDTLMVPFYRIINQSASERQRLATIHDYYFFAVKYVNATYPRLGLRPYAIPPDADKKLSGLAGDLTTAAKLSQSNVMLTVTSDQNLFENDQIHFAINVTPDIRYFQKGQVIAQLVVPGKSGASINIALIQLQSYVSITARRLHLVPFLADNVQPVQLIPGVAQMQQQIGKSGTFLLTAYAAGDFYPHLGGIPIVIVLTQQP from the coding sequence ATGAACTTCGTCCAGGTCGTTCGCGGCATCGGCAACGTCGCGATCATCATGGTCTTGTCCGGCATCGTCGCGTACGTCGGCGACCGGGTCGGCCACCAGGTCGGGCGCAAGCGGCTCAGCCTGTTCGGCATTCGCCCGCGCTACACGTCGACGATCGTTGCCATCGCCACCGGCATGATCATCGCATTGGTCGTGACGCTGGTCGCGATCTTCGCTTCCGAGCAGGTCAAGACGGCGTTCTTCAAGCTCAACTCGCTCAATGCGCAGATCTCGGAGCTGCAGACGCGGCAGCGCGATCTCGAGGCGAAGGTCAACAGCGGCCGTCTCGTCTTTCCCGTCGACACGCTCATGGTGCCGTTCTATCGCATCATCAACCAATCGGCGTCGGAGAGGCAGCGCCTCGCGACGATCCACGACTACTACTTCTTCGCGGTCAAGTACGTGAACGCGACGTATCCACGTCTCGGGTTGCGCCCGTACGCCATTCCGCCGGACGCGGACAAGAAGCTCTCGGGACTGGCCGGCGATCTGACGACGGCGGCGAAGCTGTCGCAGTCCAACGTCATGCTGACCGTGACGTCGGATCAGAATTTGTTCGAGAACGACCAGATTCACTTCGCGATCAACGTGACGCCCGACATTCGCTACTTCCAGAAGGGCCAGGTCATCGCGCAGCTCGTGGTTCCCGGCAAGAGCGGCGCGAGCATCAACATCGCGCTCATTCAGCTGCAGAGCTACGTCTCGATCACGGCGCGGCGGCTGCACCTGGTTCCTTTTCTGGCCGACAACGTCCAGCCCGTGCAGCTGATTCCGGGCGTCGCACAGATGCAGCAGCAGATCGGCAAGTCCGGAACCTTCCTGTTGACCGCCTATGCCGCGGGTGACTTCTATCCGCACCTCGGCGGCATTCCCATCGTGATCGTGCTGACGCAGCAGCCGTGA
- a CDS encoding pre-16S rRNA-processing nuclease YqgF, which yields MNEGAVLGIDPGRSKAGYALLDDSGAVVAAGIEPLERLDGCVRELLARVPVTAIALGRGTNSGPVRAALMHFDMPIHLVDEYETSRLARGLYFADHPPRGWRRLIPLGLQLPPRPIDDYAAILIARRFLARGDEARPPS from the coding sequence GTGAACGAGGGCGCGGTCCTCGGCATCGACCCGGGCCGCAGCAAGGCGGGCTACGCGTTGCTAGACGACTCCGGGGCGGTCGTCGCCGCCGGCATCGAACCGCTCGAGCGCCTCGACGGCTGCGTGCGGGAGCTGCTGGCGCGCGTGCCGGTGACGGCGATCGCGCTGGGGAGGGGCACTAACTCGGGGCCGGTCCGTGCTGCCCTCATGCATTTCGACATGCCCATCCACCTCGTGGACGAGTACGAGACGAGCCGCCTCGCCCGCGGCCTCTACTTTGCCGACCATCCCCCTCGCGGCTGGCGCCGGCTGATCCCCTTGGGGCTCCAACTCCCGCCGCGCCCCATCGACGACTACGCCGCCATCCTCATCGCCCGCCGCTTCCTTGCCAGGGGAGACGAGGCTCGACCTCCAAGCTAA